One region of Chryseobacterium sp. C-71 genomic DNA includes:
- a CDS encoding SDR family oxidoreductase, which translates to MNLNLDNKIIIVSGGAKGIGNAIAKVLAEENALPIIIGRNEDDNKKAIQEIQDLGGKADFVTAELSQPEECKKAIEEVVKKYGKIDGIVNNAGVNDGVGLENGSYEKFLDSYHKNVVHYYLLVHHALPYLKESKGSILNIGSKTAETGQGGTSGYAAANGARNALTREWAVELLPYSIRVNAIIVAEAWTPLYQSWISTFENPDEKLKSITSKIPLENRMTTSEEIANMAAFLLSERSSHTTGQLIHVDGGYVHLDRSLGKLEY; encoded by the coding sequence ATGAATTTAAATTTAGATAATAAAATAATCATCGTAAGCGGCGGTGCAAAAGGAATTGGAAATGCTATTGCAAAAGTTTTGGCCGAAGAAAATGCGTTACCGATAATCATCGGAAGAAATGAAGACGACAACAAAAAAGCCATTCAGGAAATACAGGATCTTGGAGGAAAAGCTGACTTTGTTACCGCCGAACTTTCCCAACCCGAAGAATGTAAAAAAGCCATTGAGGAAGTCGTAAAAAAATACGGTAAAATCGATGGAATTGTCAATAATGCGGGTGTAAACGATGGTGTTGGACTGGAAAATGGTTCGTATGAGAAATTCTTAGATTCCTATCATAAAAATGTGGTTCATTATTATCTTTTGGTGCATCACGCACTTCCCTATCTTAAAGAAAGCAAAGGTTCCATTTTAAATATCGGCAGCAAGACAGCAGAAACCGGACAAGGCGGAACGTCTGGATATGCCGCAGCGAATGGGGCGAGAAATGCTTTGACTAGAGAATGGGCGGTTGAACTTCTGCCTTACAGCATCCGTGTGAATGCTATTATTGTTGCGGAAGCCTGGACACCACTCTACCAATCATGGATTTCTACCTTTGAAAATCCGGATGAAAAATTGAAAAGTATTACTTCAAAAATCCCTTTGGAAAACCGCATGACGACTTCTGAAGAAATTGCTAACATGGCAGCGTTTCTTTTATCAGAAAGATCTTCGCATACAACAGGGCAGTTAATTCATGTAGACGGCGGATATGTTCATTTGGACAGGAGTTTGGGTAAATTAGAGTATTAA